Part of the Prunus dulcis chromosome 8, ALMONDv2, whole genome shotgun sequence genome is shown below.
AGTTCCCCATAATGTCAGCTGGTGACAAGTAACCCCTGcatataaataatttgattttttactttcataaagaagaaaacagtTAAGTGTGGACACAAAGAATATAGACATACCATGCCAAAACTCCTCCCAAAAGAACAGCAAAAGGGTAAAGCTGGGATGGAACAATATGAAACACCCATTAGGCCAATTAAGTACCGAGAATTAACATACAAAACTCCAAAAGATAATAGTATTACCATTGCCAGTGCCAATAGCATGCTTCCTTTCTTTGTCTGAACAACCTTATAAACATTGCACACACTGCACACAAAAATCCGAAAGATAATAGCATTACCATTCAACTGACTATTTACACATGAGGTCCACCAAATCACATGAATTGTTAGGGGAGGAGACAAACTATGTTGAGTCACCCACAAAATAAAGGGAGATgactcaaattcaaaattcagggAACAAGGAATTACATACTTGAACGTGAGCGTTGGGATAACAGCAAAAGCTACCATTAGAAACAACACAGCTTTGTATGTTGTAATTTCTGAAGtaaaaaacagaaaggaaTTAAATTCAGACCAATTGCAATAGAAGTACGAATTTTTCATGAAGCAGCAGATGAAAAAGTAGTGTTCCGAAATTGATAAAAACAAGGGAGTAAGAATGCATAAATGTTAAATAGACTTTGAGAGATATATATAGAGATGTATTggaaataaatatgcaaaatGTCTGGCAGGCTTATTCTGTTAACTTGCATATAAAGCGAACAAGAAGCAGCAGCGACCAACACTTACAACTCAAAAGTAACGCATTGGATAAATACAACAATATAAAACATCAATCAGGTAATGGAGGGTGTGCCAACTACCAAGTATTCATAAAAGGGTGTTTAAATCAAAGCACGCAATCAAGTCTCGCAAAATGTAGATTCTGTACATGGGTTCAATGCGAAATAAAATTTGTAGGCTCAACTAAAATAGGCAGCCTTACCATGAATAAATGGGACCCAACTAAGAAAAGGCAGAGACTTTCCAAATTGTTGAGCCCACCACTCAGAACCTGAAAAGGTTAAGCAATTTCAAATCAATTTAAATGTaaatggagaaaagaaaaagtaaaacccaagtaaaagaaaaaaataattagtgtattggtttaaaaataaactttcAAGCTCTACATACAAAGAATAGCAGGAGGAGATTACGAGCTTACCAACAATAGCTGTGAAAAAATGGGACAAATATATCAGCATTAGACCCTCTGTGGGCCCATTAACGGCAGGAAGGATCAGGGTATTGGTAAAGTAACTGGATCAATAAAGTAATATATCAGTGCTGCTAACAAAACATCCAAGTTTCATATAAAGTATTCCATGCAGGATCAGAGTAGACAACCCTCTAAGCAAGCATTGTGAATCAACACTCCCCAAttataaaatggaaaatttcaGAAACGTTATAACTTCAGAATCCAAAATATACAACCTTACACATATTATGGATTGTTCTTTTGGAGGgaaggagggagggagggagtaGTATAAAGGTCAGACATGGATAACGACTAATAACATATCAAACTAGGTTGGGCAACTTACTGCTCCCATGTTGCACAATAAAATGGAACAGCTGAAATCACCCAAAACCAGAAGGTAGTTCTTCCACACATTGCAGTACTCCCAAAAGCCAATCCTTCAAACTAAATAAACACATACGGAATATGAAAAAAGCATTTGAATTTCAGGGCTATGAAATTACCAGAAAAGATGAAGACACATACCGCACATGCAAGGGCATCACAACCTGCAATACAGTGAGATTGCCCAGAATATAATCCATCAATAATCAACTCTTGTTTTACAAAGATAGAAGAAAAACACATTACGTTGCATTACCATGGTCAAAAAGTTCCCCCAGTGGACTTGAGGAATCTGTCCGTCTTGCTTGCTTCCCATCAACAGCATCAAAGGTCTAAGATATTTGTGAAAAGGTCAAACAAGCAAGTGATTGAAAATGGGAAATaccaatgaaaacaaaatagtaATGCATAACAGTAAAGAGGCAcaccaccaaaaaaataattaaaaaaatcaaaggcaaCACTGCTTAAATAGTAGTTAAGCCAACCTGATATAAGAAAAGTAGCAATCCATGAGCGAAATTAAACCATCTAGGAGGAGCTGAATCCAATCTTGGTGAATATATCTgagaaaaaaatcaataagCAAATTCAATGGGAGCTTACTAATAACAACTTTCTACTTTACGCATTATACACAAAACAGCCAGTGGATATATTTTTacattcataaaaaattacaaataaaagtgaaagttaaagtaaaatattagcattaacaaaaaaggaaaactaacaaaaaattaaaaagatgaTAAGAAAATTCACTCACATATCCAAGCAGCGCAGATGTGAGCAAGAACATGAATCCCGTTAGTGTTATCTGGccaaaaataaagcataacCATCAATTAATAGGCAACGGTATCAAAATGATTAAACATAATTGGGAGTAAATGTCATTATACCATGTTGGGCCTGAAaaagaacacagaaacccaaACGCGCACATagaccaaagaaaaagaaaaagttagtAAATGGCAGGAAAAATAACCCTAAACCAGCTCTGTTAAATCATAAGCAAGTTATAAAAGCAAGACATAAACAAATCTCAagaaaagtactaaaactctTCGTTCTTGTAAATTCAATATACCAAATAAGAGCATAATTAACCAATCTCCTCAGCTAATAGCTGCATTGCGATAAACAGATAATTTCTTGGCATTGTAACTTTACAATATGTAGTTCTATCTAGAACTAGACATGCAATCAACAAATCCCATCCATTTTGATGTTTTCTTAACATAAATGTATCATATGTAGGCTACCAaataaccaaattcaagaTTTTACCTCGCACAAACTAATCATACAGACCTTCAGcaccaaaattcaaaaatagacATGCTCATGCACACGTacactaataaaataatgatcTTACCAACCAATTCAACCCAGAGAGAACGGTgcgtaagaaaaaaaaataaagttactctagcttttaaaataaaatacaagaaaacagATTAAGAAACTTACGGCATCCAAAGGGGAAATATTTTAACGAAGCGACACCAAAAGGGTTGCAATACATATTTCGCAGTGTAGGAGTGATCCACACCACTATACTTATATTTATGCAAAGCAACCACACCATGTGCCCCAATGTACCCCATCTCTTCCAAATCaagctttggtttttttgtttcgaAGAAGATCCAATCAAGACTCAGTACAACAAGGCGGGAAAGGCGTGAGGAGGCGTTGCAAGGCGTGGCCAGGAGAAGCGAGGCGGAGCAAGGCGGTGCCAGATCTGGACACTTCTGAACCGGAAGAGATTGCGCAGATGAGTCTGCAAATTGGCTGCGAGGAAGATGACTCTGCGAGGAAGAAGACTCgcgcctttttttttttctttttttttttcagggttaaatgaaacgacgtcgtttcatTTGAGTGTTTTGAAAAACGCAAGCTGTAgctttcaatttcaatattAATAAAAGGCAAAACAACACTTGTAGTCTCTGTAGTTTTCAACTTTACTAAGGTCCTGTGGTTTTAATTTCGTCACTTTTGCTATAGTGGCATAAGAGTCCAAGCAGAGGACACTTCTCAATTTCCATTAGATTCCTTTTAGCTCTGTTAGGGCATCAGCTGTTGCCGTTAGTTATTTAATAAGTGGAGGGGCATTAAGGTAAAATCTCCTGTAATTCATAGCACTCGTGCGATAGTGGAATAACCCAGCAGTCTCATTCTTTGTACtccaaaaaaagagaacacGGCAGCTTGAATCCTCAAACAGAAATTAGGGATTTCTTTTGGGCCTTTTAGggtttaattgaaaatttctcaTATGTGCGTAAAAGTTAATCGATTGAAGGAGATGGTTACACAACCAAAATGACGAAAAGCATAGGAGAAGGCAGTGGAAGCTTGAACAAACCAGGTTAGAAAGAGCTTGATTATTTAActtagtttcaatttgataTAGGGGCTTTCAATGGTTAAAGTGTTTGTTGCTTTCAatgctttattttttcaattgtaTGCATGTGTTTTTTCTTATCCCTGATTTGTAGCCTTAActtagtttcaatttgataTAGGGGCTTTCAATGGTTAAAGTGTTTGTTGCTTTaaatgctttgttttttcgATTGTCTGCATGTGTTATTTCTCATCCTTGATTTGTAGTCTTTTGTACTGGGTTGAGTTTGTCACTTAGTGGAATAGTTGGTGGAAAAGTAAATACTTTAGGAagtaaatgttttttttttgttggaataGGAAGTAAAGGCAGTGGTCCAGTGCATGTTTTCACTACCAAAGGCTTTAGGAAGAATAGTGTCCctatttatttgcataaagtATTCAATATGCATGGTTTgcatttttgttcttatttggTTATGCTAAAATTTTCCACATGTTGGGCCACCCCAATCGATTTATAATGTAGCATTTGATGACGTTCCAGATGCATTTTTTGAAGAggtttttaattatgagtCACAGTTGACCCAAGGATATGTAGAACAAGTGCCTAACATAGGAACTATAAGAACTGTAGATGTTCCTGTAGAGCTGGCTGGGAATGTCATCAATGAAGAGGgtaataaagaagaaaatggtgaAGAATATAGTACTAAAGAAGATATTGATATTGAtggtagaagaagaagattagAATTTGAAGATAGTGCTGATGAATTAGATAAGGAGAGAGTGACAATGATGCTGCTCTAGATGACAACAACGAATTTGATGTAAATCTTCGGTCCAACTTTGGGAGAGTAGGAAATACTTATCTCCCTAAAGATTTTGTGGTTGCTGCTTGTGAAGAAGACAGTGATACAAACTCTGAGAAAGGATTTGACTCTCCTAATTACTCTTCAGATGAGGAAGGTgaaagaaggagaaaatttCCAGAGTTTTGTAAGTCTGATTTGGATAACCCTAAATTTGAGAAGGGAATGTTATTAGGAAGAAAGGAAGTCTTGAAAAAAGCTATGAAAAATTATGCAAGGCAATTATCATattaaatttgtgaaaaatgATAAGAGGAGGATAACTGCACAATGTAAAAATTACACGCGGAAAATGCATGCTTCTTTTATGCAGCTTGAGCAAACCCTGCAAATCAAGAAGTTTATTGATAAGCACATTTGTCATCGAAACCTTACTAACCCATATATGAACTGTGTGTTCATTGCTCATAAGTACTTAGATCGTATCATGGATGAGCCTGATATAAAGTGTACGCATTTGATGAAGGCAGTGAAGAGGGACTTAGGGTACAATGTGTCTGATAGTCAATGTGCAAGAGCTAAGAATGTAATgatccaaacccaaaattcatatttaattagtaatttattatgaggaaagacaattttgccctttgattaatttattaatgaaaagttgactttttgactggaaagaaatttgacaattctacagacaccgttgcgtagagcacgatgaaatgagttcatagacacgtagtgggtttgaatcggagttgtaacgaagaagttaatATCAAAACATCGACAATGGCAAAATcttaaatatttcaaagttggtttttagaaaaccagatttttcctctctctctctctctctctctctctctctcctaccCCCCCCCCCCCGCCGCGTGCGACTCTCTTCCCTCCTGTATACACAGCGGCGACGGTTTTACCGTCGCCACCGCTTGCTCCGGCCACCGTTTGGGGTGGTACCGGTCCCAAAAGGGCCGCCAGCTCCTCCTCATTCCATCCAGCTCCATCCCCGACACCGGCAGCTGCCACGATTGCCGAAAATTGCAGAAAAACGGCCGGTTTTACCCAGAATTTTCAAAGCTCGTTCCGACGATTCCGGCTACCAAATCTTGCGATCTAGGTATGTTTTCTCATCCTTTTaatgtgttctagctgatggatgggtaggatttcattaattttgagggTTGATggtttgattttcaaattggaaatcggccagtttttgaatttctttttcggccacttccggccagtttttggggtaggcccaagaacaaaagtggttccaaatatggtgttatacctagggtaggagtttggaaccgtggttttgagatttttcggcgatgcgtaatcactttggacacccaatgCTGCCGGCACGTCTGGCGGCACGTGGGcaagggtagtgcagtggcactgtatCTCGATGcaatccttaggttgtcacaagcgcgtaggaattcgcggatctcaatttggacaccgtttgagcctcgaacggattttccatattgtgcgtttTCCGGGTTCAACACTGTtaagccgttggatcgtactcaatttcagatatatTATTCTTGATCATtccagaatcgtgtaggattcgacggattgagaatcggagtcccgaatACTCCGATATCGcaaaccctagggctagggtttagaaattatgcgattacacgatcgtggtcaatccgaccgtccaattCAGACCAGACTAGTAAGACATGggtatttaaatgtgaggaacttatagGAACTCTCGTATTgataattggaggtcgtggaccctacgaggttccgtattgaccaatatggaagtttattaCTTAGTGAGTCTTGGGTCGTTTCAAACAGttctaaacatctgaaatgcttaagtgggcataagaatgactttaaagttagtgcacgcacatctaggagccggggttagggttttaattaaatacttataccgagcaattttattaattaaatattcatggtggttaaccaggcacccgggaccaAGCAGACCCGCAGGAAAGGCCTttaggaggtctagctagctcggaccaggcatgagtggacttttattttataagttattttatgcaaatcaattccattatttgatcttaaataagttttattgattgtggttttcctagcatgttttgttgaagttacatatctttatttaaatgttgcctagttaaaatgctaaaaGTTATGAAAAGtagagtttgagatttatattagataaaatggcagcagagttctagatttaatcaaaaattcagtttttcatcaGACCTTTCaaaaatcttatattttcttaagccaccgtaggtacccagttacagaaacagtttgcctggtatatgttgccttcggatatgaggatgtccacggacatccagtttaccttcagttttgtcagtgcacttgacatttgcctcacgagttttggggacccccggaccgtgagagccaggaatgcggatcaggctgactacggtcccctgaatcctgccagtttgcagCTCGGATtcactttgtgtcaccgagacctgccagaggaattgacggatatcaggaattgacggaattaaaggggtacacctaggtggtagttttaaattgataacAGTGCTTTTAAGAAAGTTTTAGTGACCTTAAGTATAGTagcatatacgtatataaatatgtgaatgccttgattttagtatgattcaaatgcagattaaatattcagttttacataactgtttttacagtgggggttagtatattcttatgCTATTTCtctgaacctttatttttgtccactcacattttttgaatgttttgcgcccccaggctgtagacgtgcacaggaatccaccaacGGGCCATTTTTCCGTCTTCCGCGCCTTTCCTTTGATATAGAAGCTTTGTTTTATAAAAGCTTTGTTTAAAAATACTTGCTCGTTTTGACGGGtgtaattttgggattgaacaaattacaggggagactctgccgaattttctgTAGAAGTCAAggttaatttaaaatttagtcTGTGactagaagggcaaataggtcatttgtgaccgacattcgccaagtgtcggacacgcacaggatccgactcgaattccaaagtggaatttggatcgggtcctgtcaaagaACAAGGCCAATGAGATAATAGAAGGGACTTATAAGGAGCAATACTCAAGGTTACGAGAGTATTGTGATGAGGTTAGAGCAACTAATGTTGGAAGCACAATGAAGATAAGGGTGGAGCCTCCTCCACATTTTCCGAGGCTTTATTACGCCTTGATGCATGCAAAAAGGGCTTTCTTGCTGGTTGTAGACCCATCATTGGAGTAGATGGGTGCCACTTGAAGGGTCCTTTCTCAGATAAGctgtttcagtttctttttttagttgttgcaaaaataaaaatttagttgtttcagtttcttttccttcattttgtTAGTTGTTaacttcaaatttatttatttatttaggtcAATTGTTAGCTTCAATAGGGTTGATGCTAATGATAATACGTAtcccattgcatatgctgcaGTGGAgttggaaacaaaaaagactTGGAGTTGGTTTTTGGagtttttgattgatgatcTTGGTCCTGTAAGTGACCATGGTTGGATATTTATATCTAATCAACAAAAGGTGACTTCATTGtttgttactttttattttgcttcattttgtttcagtttctttaaaGCTTATTAACTGCTTGTTTGTGATTATAGGGACTAAACAGAGCATTTGACATTGTGGTGCCTCAAGCCCAGCATAGATGGTGTGTTAGGCACATGTATGGGAACTTCAAGGACAAGTTTAAGGGCGAGGGCCTAAAGGATCTGTTATGGAGTGCAACTAGGGCAACAAATAGGTATGAATTTCAGGTTGAAATGAATAAGCTGAAAGATATGAATGGAGCTGCATATGATTGGTTGATGTCAAAAGATCTAGACAAGTGGGCCAGACATAGGTTTAGTACTGCCCCTAAATGTGACATGTTGTTAAATAACTTGTGTGAAACCTTTAATAGCTATATTTTGATTGCCCCAGATAAAACCATACTAACCATGCTAGAAATGATAAGGTGTAACATTATGAAAAGGTTTCAAATGAAGAGGGAAACAATGTCAAAACATGAGGGGGTCATTTGCCCTAAAATTCAAAAGATGTTGGAGAAGATCAAATATGCCAACTCAAGCTGGACCTTATGAATTTCAAGTAGGAGAGTATTTACATGATCAACATGTGGTAAATATAGCTGAGATGACATGTAGTTGTAAGAGATGAGATCTTAATAGTATCCCTTGCATTCATGCTGTTTCTGCTATATATTTGTATAGAAGACATCCAGAAGATTATGTCGCCATATATTATTACAAAGACACTTATTTAAAGGCTTATGAGCCAATAATTCATCATGTCAAAGGCTTTCAAATGTAGCCAAGGTTAAACCAAACACCATTGTCACCTCCACTTATTAGAAAACAACCAGGGTGACCAAGGAGAAGTAGAAAAAAATACTATGAGATGGAGAAGATAGCTGATGCCATAGGTGCAAATTTGAGAAGGAAAATGATTGTTACTTGCACTAGATGTTTTCAAAAAGGCCACAATAAGAGGAATTGTAAGAATCAGCCACAAGACCCTCTACCTGGAACTTATATTGATAAAAGATGGACAACTGGGTATccttcaaagaaaaagagagctTCTAAAACCAATGCATCTACTTCTGAAATGAGTGCAAGAGGTTCTCAAATGAAGGTGCAAAGAAGAAAGCTTCCTGTGAGTTTCAGTTCAtaattttgcaatttcttttttaccaACTTCATGTATATTACAATGATTGGtaaacttattttttcaatGCTGATCCAGAAAAGCTCATCACATGCGACTTTGCAGCAAGGTGTAGCGAGTTCTGTGAATCTATCTGCCTCTGCCTCTGTGAACCCATCTGCTTTTGCCTCTCTGAATCTATCTGCACCTGCCTCTGTGAATCCATCTGCTTCTGTGCATCCAACTCCAAGGCAAGGTCCAAGAATGTTAGGAGTTAGCAGCAGTGCTCGATGGAAGCCACCTGGGAAAGCACCAAGAAAGTGAATGAAGTAAAAATTTGACTATTTTGTGAAGTaatgaaattggaaatatAATTTGAAGTTGGGAATATATAAGTATTTTGAAGTGTTGGACCTTTCAGTTGCTGGAACTTATGAATTTGAAGTGCTGAACCTTTCAATTGTTGCACCTTTTGAATGTTAAAGTATTTTGAATTGctatatattttgaatatgacaTCACTTGTTAACATTATGAAGTTTTTTAGTTGCTGGAACATTTGTTATGTAATAGCATTTTGAAGTTGTTTTGGACTTGAAAGTGACTTGTTTTGGAATTGAATGGGAGCAGCAACTTGTTAATATTATGAAGTTTTTTAGTTCCAGGAACATTTTTTATGTAATAGCATTTTGAAGTTGTTTTGGAATTGAAAGTGACTTGTTTTGGAATTGAATGGGAGCAGCAACTTGTTAACATTCTgaagttttttatttgctggaacatttgaagtttttttagCTGTTGTACTTCCATGTATTCTacattaacatttttttttagttgctAGAacatttgaagttttttatGTATTCTACATTTGGGATTTATGGTAGCCACATCATTTTTTGTCATGCATGTGCAGGTTTGACTTTATTTCCTCCTAAATTCCTTAATTTGCTAAACAATATTAAGCTAGCAATATGTGAAAAATGTTAAGAGATGGGGATGTATAGTTTGGGCATACTCTGCGGCCTACATTCTTCAAGGAAGTTTGCTCTTTTCAAACTTCTATCCTTTCACTTGATAGTGTTCAGCAATGTGTTGGCCCAAATTGAATTTGCATACTAAAGGagctttattaaattgttgtttttattgtttgggAAGTTCTCTGCTTACTATCTTTAGTTGCTTGCCCCTGTATCATATATGTATTGTGTGACTGGGTTAATAGGTgacatttttattcttttttaaatgttaTATATAGGTGAGCTTTCTTGACATTAACCTTAAGAGATCTATAACAAGATTTGTGTTGTTGCtgcaaaatttcatttatttctaTCATCACTAAGATAATGATTGAACAAACTATTCTTCCAGTATCTCTGTTGAAACAAATGTCAATTCAATAAGGCAATTTGAATCAAAATAAAGCTTCCATTCCACATTCCttgtaaattttaaaatcaaaagaacTACAACATTCAATTTACACACTACAACATTCGGAATACATAACAAATGGGAATGGTGCCAACGTTTAATTTTTTGCCAACTTCATAACCACAATCATGATCAACAACACAGAAATTAATACTAGAAATCCACAAATCAACAGCAACAAATCCCTAATTCCATTTAGGGAATTTACAGTAGAGTCTTGCAACTGTTTGGGCTTCTGCAATTCATCTTCCAAGCAGCCATTAATGCCTTCACATCCTCTCACTGCTTCATTCTCTCTGCTTGCTTGATTGAATCTAATTGGTTCATCATCCCAAATAAATCCAGCACAATAAAGTGTTCCCTGCATGGCACAATTCCAAAATTACTAGCACAAAAACCAGATTCACCATTATTTATAcccaaaaattgacaaaaataaatttgcacTTACATAAGATCTAGTGAATTTCCCAAAACGTCTCCCACGAGTCCTATCTTTCTTGGAGATTCCCAATCTCATTTTGCCATTACAGAATTGTCACCTTGGAGCTTGGCCAGAGTTCAACATCTCCTAAACTTCCCCCAAAATCGCGTAATTCTAATGGGTAAGGCTGATCCATTGTTTTAGGTTTATAACATTGCTCAATTTGACCGTAAAGCCCCGCCATATGAGGGGCACGTGCTCAGGCCCTAACATAACTAAAAGAAATCTGACGGAAATTGAGAAGTGTCCTCGAATTGTTTGGAATCTTAAACCACTGTGGCAAAAgtgacaaaattgaaaccacaGGGACCTTAGTGGTAAAAGTTGAAAACCA
Proteins encoded:
- the LOC117637168 gene encoding choline/ethanolaminephosphotransferase 1-like, which translates into the protein MGYIGAHGVVALHKYKYSGVDHSYTAKYVLQPFWCRFVKIFPLWMPPNMITLTGFMFLLTSALLGYIYSPRLDSAPPRWFNFAHGLLLFLYQTFDAVDGKQARRTDSSSPLGELFDHGCDALACAFEGLAFGSTAMCGRTTFWFWVISAVPFYCATWEHYFTNTLILPAVNGPTEGLMLIYLSHFFTAIVGSEWWAQQFGKSLPFLSWVPFIHEITTYKAVLFLMVAFAVIPTLTFNVCNVYKVVQTKKGSMLLALAMLYPFAVLLGGVLAWGYLSPADIMGNYPHLVVVGTGLAFGYLVGRLILAHLCDEPKGLKTGMCMSLLYLPFAIANALTARLNDGVPSVDESLVLLGYCAFTATLYLHFATSVVHEITTALGIFCFRITRKEA
- the LOC117638427 gene encoding uncharacterized protein LOC117638427, which encodes MTKSIGEGSGSLNKPDAFFEEVFNYESQLTQGYVEQVPNIGTIRTVDVPVELAGNVINEEGNKEENGEEYSTKEDIDIDGNTYLPKDFVVAACEEDSDTNSEKGFDSPNYSSDEEGERRRKFPEFCKSDLDNPKFEKGMLLGRKEVLKKAMKNYARSIVSFNRVDANDNTYPIAYAAVELETKKTWSWFLEFLIDDLGPGLNRAFDIVVPQAQHRWCVRHMYGNFKDKFKGEGLKDLLWSATRATNRYEFQVEMNKLKDMNGAAYDWLMSKDLDKWARHRFSTAPKCDMLLNNLCETFNSYILIAPDKTILTMLEMIRCNIMKRFQMKRETMSKHEGVICPKIQKMLEKIKYANSSWTL